The nucleotide sequence CTTTAGCTTGCGTAAACCTAACAGGCTACGAACGTAGTATCGATAAGGGCAATCACGCAAAGCTTTGTAAGCACTTGGGCTCATCGAAATTGGCATTGGCAAATCTGAATCTAGTTTTGCTATCGCCATTTGTGACGGAGTTGCTGTAGCACTGCGCGGTGCAAATAAGGCGCTGGCATTTTGTACCTGCCAATTGGGTAAAACCATTTGAAGACGCTGAATCCAAGCAGAAGGTCTTAGCGGCTCCCCGCTCTTGCTCTTACTTTGCCAAAGGAGATCAACGCTTGAGAATGAAATCAGCAATTGGGATAAGTCTCGTGCCTGCTGAATAAATTGAGCCTCGATACTCGATCCGCCCAAGAGTCGATTCAAGGCATCCGAGAAAAATAATGGTGGCTCTGAAAACGCAGGAAGTTGCTGTTCATCACAACCCACCATGACTACGGATTCAAATTCCCTAAAACGAGTGGAGCTGAGTGGCAGGATACTTAAAGTAGCCGCCGCATTAACACCCCTCTCTTCATAAGAAGATTCTTCGATGACGGTCTTTAATAAACTCAGCCATTCATTTAAGCGCATGGCAATTTGCTGATGCTCCACATCAAAATAAAATGTTTCCAAAAGCTCAAGCAATTGCTTGCCAGCAGAATCTTTTTCTAAACCATGGGTCATACCCATTAACTCAATATCATCCATCAGATACTGATGTGCAAGAGCGCAATTGATCTTGATTCCACGCCAGCGATTGAGTCGACCTCGAATGGATTGCAGAAGCTCTAGTAAAAGTGGATTAGGCGCGGCTGAACCATGAGAGACCGAGCCCTCGATCGCCATATGAAAAGTTTCCCAGCCCGATTTAGCCTGGCTGGCAATCAGAATATCTTCGAGCTGTGCCACCAATCCATTTAAGGATTCTGGATCACGCGTGCTGTTGGAGTTTAGACACTTACTAAGGTCTAAGAATGGATTTTGTAAGAACTCCAAAAGGTCAGCCGCACTGGGGCCCTCAGGAGGTGCACGCAATAACTCCAACCAACTATTGAGCGATGCAGCTGCTCTGGTGGTGGATAACTTCCAACCAGTTTCATCTTGAATTTTGAGTGATGGGCCAAGACGCGCTAGTAGTGCACGCGCCCTTCTGGCAACCAGACGATCTTGCGCCACTAAGGCAATATTTGTTTTGCCGCTGATTAGCTGTTGTTCAATTGTTTTAGCAGTCGCCCATGCTAACTCTTCAAATCGCTTTGCGGCAATTAGATGCCAATGCTCTGGATGTGCATTACTAGTATTGGTTTGAATAGTTTGCAGCTTTTGCTCTTCAGGCATTTGGGGGCTTAATGCCTCTGCCCAAAGTGCAACTGATTCCCAGTCCATTGTTACTTCAACTGTGGGGGCATGCTGCGCAAAGTCTGCTAAATATTCTTGAATGAGCTGCTTATCAATCGGGGTTAGATCTGCTGTCTCTACCCAAATTAATGGTCTTACATTTGTTGGTGCAATTCTCTGAGTAGCCTCAAGATGGGCAGCCATAGCAAATTGCTTTCTAAATGCAGGATCGCTTGAGCTGGTGATGTACCTCCAAAAGGTCAGCAATACTTGCGCTTCTTGATCCACTACTTTTTTAGCAAGGGCTGGGTATGCCTGACCAATAGCGCGGTCTAACGATGGTTCTAGAGCTTCGATCCAAGATTGTGTGTTTTGGGTGATGAGCTCTTCTTGGTTTGAAATCAGCTGATGAAGTTCTTTTTGCAGGCTGGGTGCTATTGAGTTGGATAAGGTATCGCAAGCCGCAATGATGGCTTGCGCTAAGCCCCATGAACCCGCTTCAGTTTCAGCCTTGAACCACGAT is from Polynucleobacter sp. MG-Unter2-18 and encodes:
- a CDS encoding PD-(D/E)XK nuclease family protein, with translation MPHPFPTLNEQEQPYAWSIAPNTSALKSLAEGIWNCAVQTNQRPLVVLSTAGPLMGVRTALEQYRPKDLPSHIAFLPQVMSFNDWLEAAPGAWKFPKKQTDLERWLSVYATLRKHKELQSWFKAETEAGSWGLAQAIIAACDTLSNSIAPSLQKELHQLISNQEELITQNTQSWIEALEPSLDRAIGQAYPALAKKVVDQEAQVLLTFWRYITSSSDPAFRKQFAMAAHLEATQRIAPTNVRPLIWVETADLTPIDKQLIQEYLADFAQHAPTVEVTMDWESVALWAEALSPQMPEEQKLQTIQTNTSNAHPEHWHLIAAKRFEELAWATAKTIEQQLISGKTNIALVAQDRLVARRARALLARLGPSLKIQDETGWKLSTTRAAASLNSWLELLRAPPEGPSAADLLEFLQNPFLDLSKCLNSNSTRDPESLNGLVAQLEDILIASQAKSGWETFHMAIEGSVSHGSAAPNPLLLELLQSIRGRLNRWRGIKINCALAHQYLMDDIELMGMTHGLEKDSAGKQLLELLETFYFDVEHQQIAMRLNEWLSLLKTVIEESSYEERGVNAAATLSILPLSSTRFREFESVVMVGCDEQQLPAFSEPPLFFSDALNRLLGGSSIEAQFIQQARDLSQLLISFSSVDLLWQSKSKSGEPLRPSAWIQRLQMVLPNWQVQNASALFAPRSATATPSQMAIAKLDSDLPMPISMSPSAYKALRDCPYRYYVRSLLGLRKLKGFEEGFDASLAGQTLHKILRNFYHAIKSEAQKSAAAITTDPEMRGVWMQDQLTLISEQVFKRLIEGDARVLGVLRDWQKQIPSFIQWQLDREAQGWQFHDAEVKVGFDLPFTDVDGNERHIRIEGYADRFDVSVDDPELASVIDYKNQSFTKVEQRSEVVLDDPQLLIYARASNESNKIPGCAVSAAEWVALKADVKKDGNGAERSVVVAEMPELMQVFSEQMTEDVQSLWSGKPLTAFAPDSVCQYCEARGICRKGMW